The Diorhabda sublineata isolate icDioSubl1.1 chromosome 6, icDioSubl1.1, whole genome shotgun sequence genome includes a window with the following:
- the LOC130445494 gene encoding nuclear exosome regulator NRDE2 isoform X1 has translation MSLFPAYTSAIPIDSTSNTNDNESWLKNSSFQIDLPNVSENTTEKQNKEKAENIAKLTQKKRKHSNSKKREINADLISSDGDLFHTDSGGARELLTVKTISRPSAPIYDSKYWIDDPKFKKPRSMKSKFKRYHQYRESNSDVEVKITSKNLNDVDFTPRDEHFIGFKHEEELSSKTGFYNKHLADNPHDIKKWLEYINFQDTIHLFEKSYRKGSVAKGQRVLAERKLSILHKALALNPISESLQRERLNIAVSTFPADELQNYLRDAVEKDKSNIILWQGYIESTQCSMSHCNAPVVLDLYTKCLSVLHQLRRASSVERHTLEECILKMLYQCGLFLKQAGLFEQLWTVLKMYLQLNLSPNDNNQFNLSSGCSETQLMELEDVIFTSNLPLHELWLRTEKLREACHWLPYLNDEKYEDPQRMVFSEDVALLIHPITMPENIFKLAATVFSLLKIPLLPCRHTTMGELGLDYVPWNLDSIEPLLAIFFALYHVETPRNLWNNVRLAVGPQYLNKIPGHEEYLMFVITIMERTVKCLTGDDKISCTIWFFKFQRLLVILDKLKLFTMTDTLKKCFKKNFKDFLKLEENRQNEIYYLEYALLELEFGNVEGCIKIIRASLNFNVELCTTNISSRQKNWCCLYRHLVEIYVRRGKKDEEVIKLLCEMSLQEDTTFNEETLCRAKTRFQTVTQNLIKGVQTKLKCRDHFLPDFFTDWLMCNSWFIYFNENPTQCFVFLENVLQTLEDNSEILWQKEIINEFYVALLFQYYSTNPSVVILNRLDTVLHKAIEIYPNNLFLLSILDKREMKQNTLGLRWWKVKKMLLKPDRAISSLFSIIIVNRKMENFQEICDTITGNKCEVYTGLKNCMMSLFKKITTNTNSRKCGLIWRLYLQFVYVNFSPEICRNVYYSAVEECPWLKALYMDAAIYIPAELTQIQDLIIEKQLRLHVTPEELDVLRG, from the exons atgtCTTTATTTCCAGCTTACACATCAGCAATTCCGATAGATTCTACCTCGAATACCAATGATAATGAATCTTGGTTGAAGAATTCCAGTTTTCAAATAGATTTACCAAACGTTTCGGAGAATACtactgaaaaacaaaataaagaaaaagctGAAAATATCGCGAAATTAACACAAAAGAAACGTAAACACAGTAATTCGAAAAAGAGAGAAATTAACGCAGACTTGATATCCAGTGATGGAGATTTATTTCATACAGATTCAGGCGGTGCTAGAGAATTATTAACTGTGAAAACAATATCTAGACCTTCCGCTCCTATTTacgattcaaaatattggatAGATGATCCTAAATTTAAGAAGCCTAGATCAATGAAAAGTAAATTTAAACGTTATCATCAATACCGAGAATCTAATTCAGATGTTGAAGTTAAAATAACATCTAAGAATTTAAATGATGTTGATTTTACCCCCAGAGATGAACACTTTATTGGGTTCAAACATGAAGAGGAATTAAGTAGTAAAACAGGGTTTTACAATAAGCACCTTGCTGATAATCCTCATGATATAAAGAAATGgttagaatatataaattttcaagatACTATTCATTTGTTTGAGAAGAGTTATAGAAaag GTAGTGTGGCTAAAGGTCAAAGAGTACTAGCTGAaagaaaattatctattttacATAAGGCATTGGCACTTAATCCTATTAGTGAAAGTCTTCAAAGAGAAAGATTAAATATTGCTGTTTCGACATTTCCTGCTGACGAATTACAG aattatcTTCGGGATGCAGTCGAAAAGGATAAAAGCAACATAATATTATGGCAGGGTTACATTGAAAGTACTCAATGTTCAATGTCTCATTGCAATGCACCTGTTGTTCTGGACTTGTACACAAAATGCCTTTCCGTTCTACATCAGCTCAGACGTGCTAGTTCAGTAGAAAGACATACTTTAGAGgaatgtattttgaaaatgttgtatCAATGTGgactatttttaaaacaagcCGGACTATTCGAACAATTATGGACGGTATTAAAGATGTATCTACAATTAAATTTATCTCCGAACGATAATAATCAATTCAATTTATCTTCTGGTTGTTCAGAAACTCAGTTGATGGAATTAGAAGATGTTATTTTTACTTCGAATTTACCCTTACACGAGTTATGGTTACGTACTGAAAAATTGAGGGAAGCATGTCATTGGTTACCATATTTGAATGATGAAAAATACGAAGATCCCCAGAGGATGGTGTTTTCTGAAGACGTCGCACTTTTAATACACCCTATAACAATGCcagaaaacatatttaaattagCTGCTAcagtattttcattattaaaaatccCTTTGTTGCCTTGTCGACATACCACAATGGGGGAATTGGGTTTGGATTACGTACCATGGAATTTGGATTCCATCGAACCGcttttagcaattttttttgCGCTTTATCATGTAGAAACTCCTAGAAATTTATGGAATAATGTAAGATTAGCCGTTGGACCTCAATATCTTAATAAAATCCCTGGTCACGAAGAATATTTGATGTTTGTTATAACAATAATGGAAAGAACTGTTAAATGTCTTACCGGTGATGATAAAATATCTTGTACAATTTGGTTTTTCAAATTCCAAAGGTTGTTGGTGattttagataaattaaaattatttactatgaCTGATACACTGAAGAAATGTTTTAAGAagaattttaaagattttttaaagctagaagaaaatagacaaaacgaaatttattatcTAGAATATGCTTTACTAGAACTAGAATTTGGTAACGTTGAAggttgtataaaaataataagagccTCATTAAACTTTAATGTAGAATTATGTACAACAAATATAAGTAgtcgacaaaaaaattggtGTTGTCTCTATAGACACCTTGTGGAAATATATGTTAGAAGAGGAAAAAAGGATGAGGAAGTTATTAAACTACTTTGTGAAATGAGTCTACAAGAAGATACCACATTTAACGAAGAAACTTTATGTCGAGCTAAAACGCGATTTCAAACGGTGactcaaaatttgataaaaggCGTgcaaacaaaattgaaatgcCGAGATCACTTCTTACCGGATTTCTTCACAGATTGGCTCATGTGTAATTCAtggtttatttatttcaatgaaaacccAACACAATGTTTCGTATTTTTAGAAAACGTTTTGCAGACACTCGAAGATAACAGTGAAATTTTATGGCAAAAGGAAATTATAAACGAGTTCTACGTAGctctattatttcaatattattccaCTAATCCTTCAGTTGTTATTTTGAATCGGTTAGATACAGTCCTACACAAAGCCATTGAAATATATccgaataatttatttttgttatctatTTTGGATAAAAGGGAAATGAAACAAAACACTTTGGGCTTGAGGTGGtggaaagtgaaaaaaatgttgttaaaaCCAGATAGAGCAATATCTTCTTTATTCagtattattattgtaaataggAAGATGGAGAATTTTCAAGAGATATGTGATACCATAACCG gtaaCAAGTGTGAGGTGTACACAGgcttaaaaaattgtatgatgtctttgtttaaaaaaattacaacgaATACTAATTCCAGAAAATGTGGTTTGATATGGAGATTGTATTTACAATTTGTTTATGTAAATTTTTCACCGGAAATCTGCAGGAATGTGTATTATTCTGCTGTCGAAGAATGTCCTTGGTTAAAG gcTTTATACATGGATGCTGCAATTTACATTCCGGCGGAATTGACACAAATTCAAGACTTGATTATTGAGAAGCAGCTTAGATTGCACGTTACTCCTGAAGAACTGGACGTTTTGAGAGGTTAA
- the LOC130445494 gene encoding nuclear exosome regulator NRDE2 isoform X2: MKSKFKRYHQYRESNSDVEVKITSKNLNDVDFTPRDEHFIGFKHEEELSSKTGFYNKHLADNPHDIKKWLEYINFQDTIHLFEKSYRKGSVAKGQRVLAERKLSILHKALALNPISESLQRERLNIAVSTFPADELQNYLRDAVEKDKSNIILWQGYIESTQCSMSHCNAPVVLDLYTKCLSVLHQLRRASSVERHTLEECILKMLYQCGLFLKQAGLFEQLWTVLKMYLQLNLSPNDNNQFNLSSGCSETQLMELEDVIFTSNLPLHELWLRTEKLREACHWLPYLNDEKYEDPQRMVFSEDVALLIHPITMPENIFKLAATVFSLLKIPLLPCRHTTMGELGLDYVPWNLDSIEPLLAIFFALYHVETPRNLWNNVRLAVGPQYLNKIPGHEEYLMFVITIMERTVKCLTGDDKISCTIWFFKFQRLLVILDKLKLFTMTDTLKKCFKKNFKDFLKLEENRQNEIYYLEYALLELEFGNVEGCIKIIRASLNFNVELCTTNISSRQKNWCCLYRHLVEIYVRRGKKDEEVIKLLCEMSLQEDTTFNEETLCRAKTRFQTVTQNLIKGVQTKLKCRDHFLPDFFTDWLMCNSWFIYFNENPTQCFVFLENVLQTLEDNSEILWQKEIINEFYVALLFQYYSTNPSVVILNRLDTVLHKAIEIYPNNLFLLSILDKREMKQNTLGLRWWKVKKMLLKPDRAISSLFSIIIVNRKMENFQEICDTITGNKCEVYTGLKNCMMSLFKKITTNTNSRKCGLIWRLYLQFVYVNFSPEICRNVYYSAVEECPWLKALYMDAAIYIPAELTQIQDLIIEKQLRLHVTPEELDVLRG, from the exons ATGAAAAGTAAATTTAAACGTTATCATCAATACCGAGAATCTAATTCAGATGTTGAAGTTAAAATAACATCTAAGAATTTAAATGATGTTGATTTTACCCCCAGAGATGAACACTTTATTGGGTTCAAACATGAAGAGGAATTAAGTAGTAAAACAGGGTTTTACAATAAGCACCTTGCTGATAATCCTCATGATATAAAGAAATGgttagaatatataaattttcaagatACTATTCATTTGTTTGAGAAGAGTTATAGAAaag GTAGTGTGGCTAAAGGTCAAAGAGTACTAGCTGAaagaaaattatctattttacATAAGGCATTGGCACTTAATCCTATTAGTGAAAGTCTTCAAAGAGAAAGATTAAATATTGCTGTTTCGACATTTCCTGCTGACGAATTACAG aattatcTTCGGGATGCAGTCGAAAAGGATAAAAGCAACATAATATTATGGCAGGGTTACATTGAAAGTACTCAATGTTCAATGTCTCATTGCAATGCACCTGTTGTTCTGGACTTGTACACAAAATGCCTTTCCGTTCTACATCAGCTCAGACGTGCTAGTTCAGTAGAAAGACATACTTTAGAGgaatgtattttgaaaatgttgtatCAATGTGgactatttttaaaacaagcCGGACTATTCGAACAATTATGGACGGTATTAAAGATGTATCTACAATTAAATTTATCTCCGAACGATAATAATCAATTCAATTTATCTTCTGGTTGTTCAGAAACTCAGTTGATGGAATTAGAAGATGTTATTTTTACTTCGAATTTACCCTTACACGAGTTATGGTTACGTACTGAAAAATTGAGGGAAGCATGTCATTGGTTACCATATTTGAATGATGAAAAATACGAAGATCCCCAGAGGATGGTGTTTTCTGAAGACGTCGCACTTTTAATACACCCTATAACAATGCcagaaaacatatttaaattagCTGCTAcagtattttcattattaaaaatccCTTTGTTGCCTTGTCGACATACCACAATGGGGGAATTGGGTTTGGATTACGTACCATGGAATTTGGATTCCATCGAACCGcttttagcaattttttttgCGCTTTATCATGTAGAAACTCCTAGAAATTTATGGAATAATGTAAGATTAGCCGTTGGACCTCAATATCTTAATAAAATCCCTGGTCACGAAGAATATTTGATGTTTGTTATAACAATAATGGAAAGAACTGTTAAATGTCTTACCGGTGATGATAAAATATCTTGTACAATTTGGTTTTTCAAATTCCAAAGGTTGTTGGTGattttagataaattaaaattatttactatgaCTGATACACTGAAGAAATGTTTTAAGAagaattttaaagattttttaaagctagaagaaaatagacaaaacgaaatttattatcTAGAATATGCTTTACTAGAACTAGAATTTGGTAACGTTGAAggttgtataaaaataataagagccTCATTAAACTTTAATGTAGAATTATGTACAACAAATATAAGTAgtcgacaaaaaaattggtGTTGTCTCTATAGACACCTTGTGGAAATATATGTTAGAAGAGGAAAAAAGGATGAGGAAGTTATTAAACTACTTTGTGAAATGAGTCTACAAGAAGATACCACATTTAACGAAGAAACTTTATGTCGAGCTAAAACGCGATTTCAAACGGTGactcaaaatttgataaaaggCGTgcaaacaaaattgaaatgcCGAGATCACTTCTTACCGGATTTCTTCACAGATTGGCTCATGTGTAATTCAtggtttatttatttcaatgaaaacccAACACAATGTTTCGTATTTTTAGAAAACGTTTTGCAGACACTCGAAGATAACAGTGAAATTTTATGGCAAAAGGAAATTATAAACGAGTTCTACGTAGctctattatttcaatattattccaCTAATCCTTCAGTTGTTATTTTGAATCGGTTAGATACAGTCCTACACAAAGCCATTGAAATATATccgaataatttatttttgttatctatTTTGGATAAAAGGGAAATGAAACAAAACACTTTGGGCTTGAGGTGGtggaaagtgaaaaaaatgttgttaaaaCCAGATAGAGCAATATCTTCTTTATTCagtattattattgtaaataggAAGATGGAGAATTTTCAAGAGATATGTGATACCATAACCG gtaaCAAGTGTGAGGTGTACACAGgcttaaaaaattgtatgatgtctttgtttaaaaaaattacaacgaATACTAATTCCAGAAAATGTGGTTTGATATGGAGATTGTATTTACAATTTGTTTATGTAAATTTTTCACCGGAAATCTGCAGGAATGTGTATTATTCTGCTGTCGAAGAATGTCCTTGGTTAAAG gcTTTATACATGGATGCTGCAATTTACATTCCGGCGGAATTGACACAAATTCAAGACTTGATTATTGAGAAGCAGCTTAGATTGCACGTTACTCCTGAAGAACTGGACGTTTTGAGAGGTTAA
- the LOC130445288 gene encoding fanconi-associated nuclease 1-like isoform X2 produces MNDNKWRKKTKTITPISSNDRNMENNNGADIGEPQLAFNIWSSDDEGFEDKSGQDPNQTFHKKENQSTIANTSSGKNTSVEKNINIIQNISLPSNDSMMANTKKAVSSNIQQKDPKNKANISIRRTTASDKGLKSGYSKTNEIPSTSAKSPGPQSPKSPSSQSPKKEEKKMNPDFLKVMNGLISEVLNSTHLSFILSEQEKKIFKTIITSRQEYQYVCYKLYMLTWKWRNLFKFCEEIKCRLKEKEIIDLFQLMVQNDIIDTDWKKEDVTTLLNILPHSEVKDICSKMGILGKTKKDMMTNLMQHCNKQKTLPFCKSSKEIVLEKIMKKLGEYVVRIKDTYKNAFYNIFVLGTFTNSKLQDRNQYFRIMQESDFPEYTIQDHIVFYTRNDFENYTKACANREEFELLTVSKDREMMYHMGKDIINMLKNILSNDNDDDRFQEAPHLKRFTAVEVYKKLLTKICDALKKHHFDDVHEWLKYLIETFPKSHRLADWYYDLSIINETNWKNPEGAANVIIQALELKKEYLTETQIQQLGEKGRQLKKAKGVSQLNHDIIVKLLPVVADLDDFPQVTIDAPAIRGKPGRKRHYPVQNSDGSKEYKSVEQIALEYYERCGFPSGEHCEGSIILATFTLFFWDIIYNPDIVVPGTFLSRYQQFPLDMYSTYFYVHRKELIDKRLRDLAENWSDQHTLDFVTEHWIKYSHKSGLTNVANYIPNKEHLNSIVCCIGRKLLSGIYQRLVKDLGQYKSGMPDLLVWNEHDKKAKFIEVKGENDKLSVKQKLWLKYLISIGADVEVCQVHTIGSKKNLKTTIKNQSKIKNDDASFSKSCINSTPRKKKRCNSEDSISYFETPPSSPVPRKKKIVKRKSENNVTPSPKKIITISSRSGGITKKQIVAIDSSVFEKITIM; encoded by the exons ATAAGTCCGGGCAAGATCCAAATCAAACTTTCcataaaaaagaaaaccaatCAACTATTGCAAATACTTCCAGTGGAAAAAATACTAGtgttgagaaaaatattaacattattcAGAATATATCTTTACCTTCAAATGATTCTATGATGGCTAATACAAAAAAAGCAGTTTCCAGCAATATACAACAAAAGGatccaaaaaataaagcaaatataTCGATTCGAAGGACTACTGCAAGTGACAAAGGTCTAAAGTCAG gttacagtaaaacaaatgaaatcCCATCAACATCTGCTAAGAGCCCAGGTCCTCAATCTCCTAAGAGTCCAAGTTCTCAATCTCCTaagaaagaagagaaaaaaatgaatcccGATTTTCTAAAAGTTATGAATGGATTGATATCTGAAGTATTGAACTCGACTCATTTATCTTTTATACTGagtgaacaagaaaaaaaaatttttaaaacaataataacaagTCGTCAAGAATATCAATATGTTTGTTATAAACTTTATATGTTAACATGGAAGTGGCGAAATCTATTCAAGTTTTGTGAAGAAATTAAATGtcgtttaaaagaaaaagaaattattgatttgtttcaattaatGGTACAAAACGACATTATTGACACGG acTGGAAAAAAGAAGATGTTACTACTCTGTTGAATATATTACCGCATTCAGAAGTTAAAGATATCTGTTCGAAGATGGGAATACTTGGAAAAACGAAAAAAGATATGATGACAAATTTGATGCAGCATTGTAACAAACAAAAGACGTTACCATTCTGCAAGTCCTCGAAAGAAATTGTACTGgaaaagataatgaaaaaattgggaGAATATGTTGTGAGGATTAAGGACACTTATAAAAATGctttttacaatatatttgTATTGGGTACTTTTACAAATTCGAAGCTCCAAGATAGAAATCAATATTTCAGAATCATGCAGGAATCAGATTTTCCTGAGTATACCATTCAAGATCACATTGTGTTTTACACAAGGAATGATTTCGAAAA ttatACCAAAGCATGCGCCAATCGAGAAGAATTTGAATTGTTAACAGTATCCAAGGATAGGGAGATGATGTACCATATGGGTAAAGACATTATCAACATGTTGAAGAACATCCTATCAAA tgacaATGATGACGATAGATTTCAAGAGGCGCCACATTTGAAACGATTTACAGCTGTAgaagtatataagaaattattaactaaAATATGTGATGCTTTGAAAAAACATCATTTCGATGATGTGCATGAATGgctgaaatatttaattgaaaccTTTCCGAAATCGCATAGATTAGCCGATTGGTATTATGATTTATCCATAATTAATGAAACTAATTGGAAAAACCCGGAAGGTGCTGCAAATGTCATAATCCAAGCActtgaattgaaaaaagaatatttgacCGAAACACAAATTCAACAATTAGGAGAAAAGGGAAGACAATTGAAGAAAGCGAAAGGTGTAAGTCAATTGAATCATGATATCATTGTGAAATTATTACCCGTCGTAGCCGACTTGGATGACTTCCCTCAGGTTACAATCGACGCACCTGCTATAAGAGG aaaGCCTGGTAGAAAGCGGCACTATCCAGTGCAAAATAGTGATGGAAGTAAAGAGTACAAATCTGTTGAACAAATAGCTCTAGAATATTACGAAAGATGCGGGTTTCCTAGTGGAGAACACTGTGAAGGATCTATTATCTTGGCTACGTTCACCCTATTTTTTTGGGACATCATCTACAATCCCGATATTGTCGTTCCTGGAACGTTTTTATCGCGTTACCAACAATTTCCTTTGGACATGTATTCCACTTATTTTTATGTACACAGAAAAGAATTGATCGATAAAAGATTAAGAGATTTAGCTGAAAATTGGTCGGATCAACATACTCTTGATTTTGTTACTGAACATTGGATAAAATATTCTCACAAATCTGGATTGACCAATGTAGCTAACTACATACCAAACAAAGAACATTTGAACAGCATCGTTTGTTGTATAGGAAGAAAATTGTTATCAGGTATCTATCAAAGATTAGTCAAAGATCTTGGGCAGTACAAAAGCGGAATGCCAGATTTACTAGTTTGGAATGAACATGACAAAAAG GCTAAATTTATAGAGGTCAAAGGGGAAAATGATAAACTATCTGTTAAACAAAAGTTGTGGTTAAAATATCTGATATCAATTGGTGCAGATGTTGAAGTTTGTCAAGTACATA CAATTGGatcaaagaaaaacttaaaaacgacaataaaaaatcaatcgaaaataaaaaatgatgatgctagtttttcaaaatcttgtaTAAACTCAACTccaagaaagaagaaaagatgCAATAGTGAAGATTCGATTAGTTATTTTGAAACTCCTCCTTCATCTCCGGTTCctaggaagaaaaaaattgtgaaaaggAAATCGGAAAATAATGTAACTCCTTCACCGAAGAAGATAATTACAATTTCATCTAGATCTGgtggaattacaaaaaaacaaatagttgCTATCGATAGCAGTGTGTTTGAGAAAATAACGATAATgtaa
- the LOC130445288 gene encoding fanconi-associated nuclease 1-like isoform X1 translates to MPKNHTKFKAPTDGLIQMNISSAIENLKRMNDNKWRKKTKTITPISSNDRNMENNNGADIGEPQLAFNIWSSDDEGFEDKSGQDPNQTFHKKENQSTIANTSSGKNTSVEKNINIIQNISLPSNDSMMANTKKAVSSNIQQKDPKNKANISIRRTTASDKGLKSGYSKTNEIPSTSAKSPGPQSPKSPSSQSPKKEEKKMNPDFLKVMNGLISEVLNSTHLSFILSEQEKKIFKTIITSRQEYQYVCYKLYMLTWKWRNLFKFCEEIKCRLKEKEIIDLFQLMVQNDIIDTDWKKEDVTTLLNILPHSEVKDICSKMGILGKTKKDMMTNLMQHCNKQKTLPFCKSSKEIVLEKIMKKLGEYVVRIKDTYKNAFYNIFVLGTFTNSKLQDRNQYFRIMQESDFPEYTIQDHIVFYTRNDFENYTKACANREEFELLTVSKDREMMYHMGKDIINMLKNILSNDNDDDRFQEAPHLKRFTAVEVYKKLLTKICDALKKHHFDDVHEWLKYLIETFPKSHRLADWYYDLSIINETNWKNPEGAANVIIQALELKKEYLTETQIQQLGEKGRQLKKAKGVSQLNHDIIVKLLPVVADLDDFPQVTIDAPAIRGKPGRKRHYPVQNSDGSKEYKSVEQIALEYYERCGFPSGEHCEGSIILATFTLFFWDIIYNPDIVVPGTFLSRYQQFPLDMYSTYFYVHRKELIDKRLRDLAENWSDQHTLDFVTEHWIKYSHKSGLTNVANYIPNKEHLNSIVCCIGRKLLSGIYQRLVKDLGQYKSGMPDLLVWNEHDKKAKFIEVKGENDKLSVKQKLWLKYLISIGADVEVCQVHTIGSKKNLKTTIKNQSKIKNDDASFSKSCINSTPRKKKRCNSEDSISYFETPPSSPVPRKKKIVKRKSENNVTPSPKKIITISSRSGGITKKQIVAIDSSVFEKITIM, encoded by the exons ATAAGTCCGGGCAAGATCCAAATCAAACTTTCcataaaaaagaaaaccaatCAACTATTGCAAATACTTCCAGTGGAAAAAATACTAGtgttgagaaaaatattaacattattcAGAATATATCTTTACCTTCAAATGATTCTATGATGGCTAATACAAAAAAAGCAGTTTCCAGCAATATACAACAAAAGGatccaaaaaataaagcaaatataTCGATTCGAAGGACTACTGCAAGTGACAAAGGTCTAAAGTCAG gttacagtaaaacaaatgaaatcCCATCAACATCTGCTAAGAGCCCAGGTCCTCAATCTCCTAAGAGTCCAAGTTCTCAATCTCCTaagaaagaagagaaaaaaatgaatcccGATTTTCTAAAAGTTATGAATGGATTGATATCTGAAGTATTGAACTCGACTCATTTATCTTTTATACTGagtgaacaagaaaaaaaaatttttaaaacaataataacaagTCGTCAAGAATATCAATATGTTTGTTATAAACTTTATATGTTAACATGGAAGTGGCGAAATCTATTCAAGTTTTGTGAAGAAATTAAATGtcgtttaaaagaaaaagaaattattgatttgtttcaattaatGGTACAAAACGACATTATTGACACGG acTGGAAAAAAGAAGATGTTACTACTCTGTTGAATATATTACCGCATTCAGAAGTTAAAGATATCTGTTCGAAGATGGGAATACTTGGAAAAACGAAAAAAGATATGATGACAAATTTGATGCAGCATTGTAACAAACAAAAGACGTTACCATTCTGCAAGTCCTCGAAAGAAATTGTACTGgaaaagataatgaaaaaattgggaGAATATGTTGTGAGGATTAAGGACACTTATAAAAATGctttttacaatatatttgTATTGGGTACTTTTACAAATTCGAAGCTCCAAGATAGAAATCAATATTTCAGAATCATGCAGGAATCAGATTTTCCTGAGTATACCATTCAAGATCACATTGTGTTTTACACAAGGAATGATTTCGAAAA ttatACCAAAGCATGCGCCAATCGAGAAGAATTTGAATTGTTAACAGTATCCAAGGATAGGGAGATGATGTACCATATGGGTAAAGACATTATCAACATGTTGAAGAACATCCTATCAAA tgacaATGATGACGATAGATTTCAAGAGGCGCCACATTTGAAACGATTTACAGCTGTAgaagtatataagaaattattaactaaAATATGTGATGCTTTGAAAAAACATCATTTCGATGATGTGCATGAATGgctgaaatatttaattgaaaccTTTCCGAAATCGCATAGATTAGCCGATTGGTATTATGATTTATCCATAATTAATGAAACTAATTGGAAAAACCCGGAAGGTGCTGCAAATGTCATAATCCAAGCActtgaattgaaaaaagaatatttgacCGAAACACAAATTCAACAATTAGGAGAAAAGGGAAGACAATTGAAGAAAGCGAAAGGTGTAAGTCAATTGAATCATGATATCATTGTGAAATTATTACCCGTCGTAGCCGACTTGGATGACTTCCCTCAGGTTACAATCGACGCACCTGCTATAAGAGG aaaGCCTGGTAGAAAGCGGCACTATCCAGTGCAAAATAGTGATGGAAGTAAAGAGTACAAATCTGTTGAACAAATAGCTCTAGAATATTACGAAAGATGCGGGTTTCCTAGTGGAGAACACTGTGAAGGATCTATTATCTTGGCTACGTTCACCCTATTTTTTTGGGACATCATCTACAATCCCGATATTGTCGTTCCTGGAACGTTTTTATCGCGTTACCAACAATTTCCTTTGGACATGTATTCCACTTATTTTTATGTACACAGAAAAGAATTGATCGATAAAAGATTAAGAGATTTAGCTGAAAATTGGTCGGATCAACATACTCTTGATTTTGTTACTGAACATTGGATAAAATATTCTCACAAATCTGGATTGACCAATGTAGCTAACTACATACCAAACAAAGAACATTTGAACAGCATCGTTTGTTGTATAGGAAGAAAATTGTTATCAGGTATCTATCAAAGATTAGTCAAAGATCTTGGGCAGTACAAAAGCGGAATGCCAGATTTACTAGTTTGGAATGAACATGACAAAAAG GCTAAATTTATAGAGGTCAAAGGGGAAAATGATAAACTATCTGTTAAACAAAAGTTGTGGTTAAAATATCTGATATCAATTGGTGCAGATGTTGAAGTTTGTCAAGTACATA CAATTGGatcaaagaaaaacttaaaaacgacaataaaaaatcaatcgaaaataaaaaatgatgatgctagtttttcaaaatcttgtaTAAACTCAACTccaagaaagaagaaaagatgCAATAGTGAAGATTCGATTAGTTATTTTGAAACTCCTCCTTCATCTCCGGTTCctaggaagaaaaaaattgtgaaaaggAAATCGGAAAATAATGTAACTCCTTCACCGAAGAAGATAATTACAATTTCATCTAGATCTGgtggaattacaaaaaaacaaatagttgCTATCGATAGCAGTGTGTTTGAGAAAATAACGATAATgtaa